One window of Cygnus atratus isolate AKBS03 ecotype Queensland, Australia chromosome 17, CAtr_DNAZoo_HiC_assembly, whole genome shotgun sequence genomic DNA carries:
- the C17H12orf76 gene encoding uncharacterized protein C12orf76 homolog, whose translation MPLSALRGWALAVLAALAPAERSRPYAVLQKQNLVLLGSILSALLLTIVLVAVCVYKPVRRR comes from the exons ATGCCGCTGTcggcgctgcggggctgggcgCTGGCCGTGCTGGCGGCCCTGGCCCCGGCGGAGCGCAGCCGGCCGTACGCcgtgctgcagaagcagaaccTGG tgctgctgggcagcatCCTCAGCGCGCTGCTGCTCACCATCGTCCTCGTGGCCGTCTGCGTCTACAAGCCCGTCCGCAGGCGGTAG
- the LOC118257576 gene encoding sodium-dependent serotonin transporter-like: protein MGEQPCPAPASPPGQDGGPGASPAPPVHPRDKWSKKMDFLLSVVGFAVDLGNVWRFPYICYQNGGGAFLIPYTLMAVFGGVPLFYMELALGQFHRTGAIPIWKRICPIFKGIGFAICIIGLYVSFYYNTIIAWALYYFYSSFSGTLPWASCDNPWNTPNCTNYFGRSNVTWTNFSRSPAEEFYTRKVLEIQKSGGLYDVGGIRWQLLLCLFLIFTIVYFSLWKGVKTSGKVVWVTATLPYLVLLVLLVRGATLPGAWRGVLFYLRPDWGKLLSTAVWVDAAAQIFFSLGPGFGVLLALASYNHFHNNCYRDALVTSMVNCLTSFLSGFVIFTVLGYMAEMRDVEVEDVARDKGPSLLFITYPEAIANMVGSTFFAIIFFLMMITLGLDSTFGGLEAVITAVMDEYPQVLAKRRELFVLGLITVCFLGSLSTLTYGGAYVVKLLEEFGAGCSILAVVLLETIAVSWFYGIQRFSHDVKAMLGFAPGLFWKVCWAAISPALLAFIVVSSLLEQPPLVLFGYQYPVWSTSVGHLVGASSFVCIPVYMVYKLVWTPGSLKQRLAICVRPEKTARDAQAKAVRMSPVP, encoded by the exons AGTGGAGCAAAAAAATGGATTTCCTCCTCTCGGTCGTTGGATTTGCCGTCGATCTGGGCAACGTGTGGCGGTTCCCTTACATCTGCTACCAGAACGGAGGGG GCGCCTTCCTCATCCCCTACACGCTGATGGCTGTTTTCGGAGGGGTGCCGCTCTTCTACATGGAGCTGGCCCTGGGGCAGTTCCACAGGACAGGCGCCATCCCCATCTGGAAGCGCATCTGCCCCATCTTCAAAG gCATCGGCTTTGCCATCTGCATCATTGGCCTCTACGTCTCCTTCTACTACAACACCATCATCGCCTGGGCTCTCTATTACTTCTACTCGTCCTTCTCGGGCACCCTGCCCTGGGCGAGCTGCGACAACCCCTGGAACACCCCCAACTGCACCAACTACTTCGGAAGGAGCAACGTGACTTGGACCAACTTCTCCAGGTCCCCCGCCGAGGAGTTTTATAC GAGGAAGGTCCTGGAGATCCAGAAGTCCGGCGGTCTGTACGATGTGGGGGGGATCCGctggcagctgctcctctgcctcttcctcatcttcacCATCGTCTACTTCAGCCTGTGGAAAGGGGTGAAAACCTCCGGCAAG GTGGTGTGGGTGACGGCCACGCTGCCCTACCTCGTCCTCCTCGTCCTGCTGGTCCGCGGGGCCACCCTGCCCGGCGCCTGGAGAGGGGTGCTCTTCTACCTGCGCCCGGACTGGGGCAAGCTCCTGAGCACGGCG GTCTGGGTCGATGCTGCTGCgcagattttcttctccttgggCCCAGGATTCGGTGTCCTTCTGGCTCTGGCCAGTTACAACCACTTCCACAACAACTGCTACCG GGACGCGCTCGTCACCAGCATGGTGAACTGCCTCACCAGCTTCCTCTCAGGCTTCGTCATCTTCACCGTGCTGGGCTACATGGCCGAGATGAGGGACGTGGAGGTGGAGGACGTAGCCAGAGACAAAG GTCCCAGCCTGCTTTTCATCACCTACCCCGAAGCCATCGCCAACATGGTGGGCTCCACCTTCTTCGCCATCATCTTCTTCCTGATGATGATAACGCTGGGGCTGGACAGCACG TTTGGGGGCCTGGAGGCAGTGATCACGGCCGTGATGGACGAGTACCCCCAGGTCCTGGCCAAGCGCAGGGAGCTCTTTGTCCTCGGCCTCATCACAGTCTGCTTCCTGGGCTCCCTGAGCACCCTCACCTAC GGCGGCGCCTACGTGGTGAAGCTGCTGGAGGAGTTCGGCGCGGGCTGCTCGATCCTGGCGGTGGTGCTGCTGGAAACGATAGCCGTGTCCTGGTTTTATG GCATCCAGAGGTTCTCCCACGACGTGAAAGCCATGCTGGGCTTCGCCCCGGGGCTGTTCTGGAAGGTGTGCTGGGCCGCCATCAGCCCGGCCTTGCTGGCG TTCATCGTCGTCAgctccctgctggagcagcctccCCTGGTGCTCTTCGGCTACCAGTACCCGGTGTGGAGCACCTCGGTGGGGCACCTCGTAGGGGCATCCTCCTTCGTCTGCATCCCCGTCTACATGGTGTACAAGCTGGTCTGGACGCCGGGGTCTCTCAAGCAG CGCCTCGCCATCTGCGTTCGGCCGGAGAAGACAGCACGAGACGCCCAGGCCAAGGCGGTGCGCATGTCACCGGTCCCGTAG